One genomic segment of Thalassospiraceae bacterium LMO-SO8 includes these proteins:
- a CDS encoding MOSC domain-containing protein, with protein sequence MKAEIKHIYRYPVKGLTPEALDATELAVDEYLPGDRRFAMALGSTPVSGGHHLEWMPKRNFLALVKNEKLATLETSFDDDTGVLTIKRQGRQVARGNITDRIGRTMIEDFFAAYMKDEAKGRPRLVEANPGERLTDQSKPLISVINLASIRDLERVVQAPVDPLRFRANFYIDGLDPWVEFNWLGKSVAIGGAEAAVTERIDRCAAVNVNPATAERDLNIVKFLQAGFGHIDMGVFVRVTKAGPVAAGEFLSPR encoded by the coding sequence ATGAAGGCCGAGATCAAACATATCTACCGTTATCCGGTGAAGGGCCTGACGCCCGAGGCGCTCGACGCCACCGAACTTGCGGTTGACGAATATCTTCCGGGCGACCGGCGCTTCGCCATGGCGCTGGGGTCGACCCCGGTCAGCGGCGGCCACCACCTGGAATGGATGCCCAAACGCAACTTCCTGGCGCTGGTAAAGAACGAAAAGCTGGCGACCCTGGAAACGTCCTTCGACGACGATACGGGTGTATTGACCATCAAGCGCCAGGGCCGTCAGGTCGCGCGCGGCAACATTACCGACCGCATCGGTCGAACGATGATCGAGGATTTCTTCGCCGCCTACATGAAGGACGAGGCCAAAGGCCGCCCGCGCCTGGTCGAGGCCAATCCGGGCGAACGCCTGACCGATCAATCGAAACCGCTGATTTCGGTCATCAATCTGGCGTCGATTCGCGACCTGGAACGGGTCGTCCAGGCGCCGGTCGATCCCTTGCGCTTTCGCGCCAATTTTTACATCGACGGGCTCGACCCCTGGGTCGAGTTCAACTGGCTGGGCAAGTCGGTCGCCATCGGCGGCGCCGAAGCGGCGGTGACCGAACGCATCGACCGCTGTGCGGCCGTCAACGTCAACCCGGCGACGGCCGAACGGGACCTGAACATCGTCAAGTTCCTGCAAGCCGGGTTCGGCCATATCGACATGGGCGTGTTCGTCCGGGTCACGAAAGCCGGGCCGGTCGCCGCCGGAGAGTTCCTCTCGCCTCGTTGA
- the clpB gene encoding ATP-dependent chaperone ClpB — MEFEKFTERARGFIQSAQSLAIRETHQQFTPLHLLKVLLDDKEGLAASLIETAGGNAQRALRLTEGELKRLTKVESDTVQIYLASETAKLFDQAQEIADKAGDSFVTVEMLLLAMVMAQGTKAADILKEAGIKPQDLNTAIKEFRKGRAANSANAEDAYDALKKYARDLTQAAMDGKLDPVIGRDEEIRRAIQVLSRRTKNNPVLIGEPGVGKTAIVEGLALRIVNGDVPENLKQKRLMVLDLGALVAGAKFRGEFEERLKAVLAEVTAAAGQIILFIDEMHTLIGAGKAEGSMDASNLLKPALARGELHCVGATTLDEYRKHVEKDAALARRFQPVFVGEPTVEDTISILRGIKEKYELHHGVKIHDSALVAAATLSNRYITDRFLPDKAIDLMDEAGSRVRMAVDSKPEELDELDRRVIQLKIEREALKKETDKASKDRLGKLEVELQDLEEKSAAMTGEWEKGKASLADTTKLKEELEKAHLAQQQALRAGDYEKAGELQYDLIPRLEDKLKKAEEADGSVVVEEAVTEEHIAQVVSRWTGIPVDKMLQGERDKLLQMEANLGRRVVGQQEAVTAVANAVRRSRAGLQDANRPMGSFLFLGPTGVGKTELTKALAEFLFDDETAMARIDMSEYMEKHSVSRLIGAPPGYVGYDEGGALTEAVRRRPYQVVLFDEIEKAHPDVFNVLLQVLDDGRLTDGQGRTVDFRNTLIIMTSNLGGEILAGQEDGHDSAEVRGPVMEIVRQAFRPEFLNRLDEIILFHRLFPEHMGGIVDIQLQRLRKLLVDRHIALELDGAAKDWLAEKGYDPVYGARPLKRVIQKDLQNPLASMILEGTVADGSKIVVSAEGGKLTINGKAVEAEAA; from the coding sequence ATGGAATTTGAAAAATTTACCGAACGCGCGCGTGGCTTCATTCAAAGCGCGCAGTCGCTTGCCATACGTGAAACCCACCAGCAGTTCACGCCGCTGCACCTTCTCAAGGTGCTGCTTGACGACAAGGAAGGCCTTGCCGCCTCGCTGATCGAAACCGCGGGCGGCAACGCCCAGCGCGCACTCCGCCTGACCGAGGGCGAACTGAAGCGTCTGACCAAGGTCGAAAGCGACACGGTGCAGATTTACCTGGCGTCGGAAACGGCCAAGCTGTTCGACCAGGCGCAGGAGATCGCCGACAAGGCTGGCGACAGCTTCGTCACGGTCGAGATGCTGCTGCTCGCCATGGTCATGGCCCAGGGCACCAAGGCCGCCGACATCCTGAAGGAAGCCGGGATCAAGCCGCAGGACCTGAACACGGCGATCAAGGAATTCCGCAAGGGCCGGGCCGCCAATTCGGCCAATGCCGAGGACGCCTATGACGCGCTCAAGAAATATGCCCGCGACCTGACCCAGGCGGCCATGGACGGCAAGCTCGACCCGGTGATCGGCCGCGACGAGGAAATCCGCCGGGCCATCCAGGTGCTGTCACGCCGGACCAAGAACAACCCGGTGCTGATCGGGGAGCCCGGCGTCGGCAAGACCGCCATCGTCGAGGGCTTGGCGCTGCGCATCGTCAACGGCGACGTGCCGGAAAATTTGAAGCAGAAGCGCCTGATGGTCCTCGACCTGGGGGCCCTGGTCGCGGGGGCGAAATTCCGCGGCGAGTTCGAGGAACGCCTGAAGGCGGTCCTGGCCGAGGTCACGGCGGCGGCCGGGCAGATCATCCTGTTCATCGACGAGATGCACACCCTGATCGGCGCCGGCAAGGCCGAGGGCTCCATGGATGCCTCCAACCTTCTGAAACCGGCCTTGGCGCGGGGTGAACTGCACTGCGTCGGCGCCACGACCCTGGACGAATACCGCAAGCATGTGGAAAAGGACGCGGCCCTGGCCCGCCGGTTCCAGCCCGTGTTCGTGGGCGAACCGACGGTCGAGGACACGATCTCGATCCTGCGCGGCATCAAGGAAAAGTACGAACTGCACCACGGCGTGAAGATCCACGACAGCGCCCTGGTCGCGGCGGCGACCCTCTCCAACCGCTACATCACCGACCGCTTCCTGCCGGACAAGGCCATCGACCTGATGGACGAAGCCGGGTCGCGCGTGCGCATGGCCGTGGATTCCAAGCCCGAGGAACTGGACGAACTCGACCGCCGGGTCATCCAGTTGAAGATCGAGCGCGAGGCCTTGAAGAAGGAAACCGACAAGGCGTCCAAGGACCGGCTCGGCAAGCTCGAAGTCGAGTTGCAGGACCTGGAAGAAAAATCCGCCGCCATGACGGGCGAGTGGGAAAAGGGCAAGGCGTCGCTCGCCGATACCACCAAGCTGAAGGAAGAACTGGAAAAGGCCCATCTGGCCCAGCAACAGGCGCTGCGCGCCGGCGATTACGAGAAGGCCGGCGAGTTGCAGTACGACCTGATTCCCCGGCTTGAGGACAAGCTGAAGAAGGCCGAGGAAGCCGACGGCTCCGTCGTCGTCGAGGAGGCGGTAACGGAAGAGCATATCGCCCAGGTCGTCAGCCGCTGGACCGGCATCCCCGTCGATAAGATGCTCCAGGGCGAGCGCGACAAGCTGTTGCAGATGGAAGCCAACCTGGGCCGACGCGTGGTCGGCCAGCAGGAGGCGGTGACCGCCGTGGCCAACGCCGTGCGCCGGTCGCGGGCGGGCTTGCAGGACGCCAACCGGCCCATGGGCTCGTTCCTGTTCCTGGGCCCGACGGGCGTGGGCAAGACGGAGCTGACCAAGGCGTTGGCCGAATTCCTGTTCGACGACGAGACGGCGATGGCCCGCATCGACATGTCCGAATACATGGAAAAGCATTCGGTCTCGCGGCTGATCGGTGCCCCTCCAGGCTATGTCGGCTATGACGAGGGCGGCGCCCTGACCGAAGCCGTGCGCCGCCGGCCCTATCAGGTCGTGCTGTTCGACGAGATCGAAAAGGCCCATCCGGACGTGTTCAACGTGCTGTTGCAGGTGCTGGACGACGGCCGCCTGACCGACGGTCAGGGCCGCACGGTCGATTTCCGTAACACGCTGATCATCATGACCTCCAACCTGGGCGGCGAAATTCTGGCCGGGCAGGAAGACGGCCACGATTCGGCCGAAGTGCGGGGCCCGGTCATGGAGATCGTGCGCCAGGCCTTCCGTCCGGAATTCCTCAACCGCCTGGACGAGATCATCCTGTTCCACCGCCTGTTCCCCGAGCACATGGGCGGAATCGTGGACATTCAGCTACAGCGCCTGCGCAAGCTGCTGGTTGATCGCCACATCGCGCTGGAGCTTGATGGAGCGGCAAAGGACTGGCTTGCTGAAAAAGGCTACGATCCGGTCTATGGTGCCCGCCCGCTCAAGCGGGTGATTCAGAAGGATTTGCAGAATCCCCTGGCGTCCATGATCCTGGAAGGGACCGTCGCCGACGGCTCCAAGATCGTGGTTTCTGCCGAGGGCGGCAAGCTGACCATCAACGGCAAGGCAGTGGAGGCGGAAGCGGCCTGA
- a CDS encoding class I SAM-dependent methyltransferase has translation MNMTPASAPHCPVCDGAEQAFEMSARGHDLYRCGVCDTIYVHGLPSNADVAAMYDDSYDGATTGYFAKVDKKMRRSRGRIRQLKKLVPPGARFLDVGCNGGFVVEAAREAGLDAWGLEVDGVSLAYAREHYPKNQYFLGLVEDFQPDQGFDLIYTSEVIEHVADVRPFMAAIVRLLNPGGVVYVTTPDISHWRRPRDLDRWDGFNPPVHCVYFNPASMRRLLESLGLEVVKKLPAFKPGMKFIARKSR, from the coding sequence ATGAACATGACACCTGCATCGGCCCCGCATTGTCCCGTCTGTGACGGGGCCGAGCAGGCGTTCGAAATGTCGGCCCGCGGTCACGATCTCTACCGCTGCGGCGTCTGCGATACGATCTACGTACATGGCCTGCCGTCCAATGCGGACGTCGCGGCCATGTACGACGATTCCTACGACGGCGCGACCACGGGCTACTTCGCCAAGGTCGACAAGAAGATGCGCCGCTCGCGCGGCCGCATTCGCCAGCTCAAGAAACTGGTGCCGCCGGGGGCGCGGTTCCTCGACGTCGGCTGCAACGGCGGCTTCGTGGTCGAGGCCGCCCGCGAGGCCGGCCTCGACGCCTGGGGGCTCGAGGTCGACGGCGTGTCCCTGGCCTATGCCCGAGAGCATTATCCCAAGAACCAGTATTTTCTCGGCCTGGTCGAGGACTTCCAGCCGGACCAGGGGTTCGACCTGATCTATACCTCCGAGGTCATCGAGCATGTCGCCGACGTGCGGCCGTTCATGGCGGCGATCGTGCGGCTCTTGAACCCGGGCGGCGTGGTCTATGTGACGACGCCCGACATCAGCCATTGGCGGCGGCCTCGCGACCTGGACCGATGGGACGGCTTCAACCCGCCGGTCCATTGCGTCTATTTCAACCCGGCCAGCATGCGCCGTCTGCTGGAAAGCCTGGGGCTTGAGGTGGTGAAGAAGCTGCCGGCCTTCAAACCGGGCATGAAATTCATCGCGCGGAAGTCGCGTTAA
- a CDS encoding flagellar biosynthesis regulator FlaF yields MIRQHTAASRAYGRAHHSVISGRPAEAEAFARAAALLREAAEQPHDRAVLVRALGYNQKLWTIVQTEASDPGHPAPADMRDDMLSLARFMDRATAAALSASHPDLDGMIAINASLSSGLFGRPA; encoded by the coding sequence ATGATCCGGCAACATACCGCCGCCTCGCGCGCCTATGGCCGGGCGCACCATTCGGTGATTTCCGGCCGCCCGGCCGAGGCCGAGGCCTTTGCCCGCGCCGCCGCCCTACTGCGCGAGGCCGCCGAACAGCCCCATGACCGGGCCGTCCTGGTTCGGGCCCTCGGCTATAATCAGAAACTCTGGACCATCGTGCAGACCGAGGCCTCGGATCCGGGCCACCCCGCGCCGGCGGACATGCGGGACGACATGCTGTCCCTTGCCCGGTTCATGGACCGCGCCACGGCGGCGGCACTCTCGGCGTCGCATCCTGATCTGGACGGCATGATCGCGATCAATGCCAGTCTCTCCTCCGGCCTGTTCGGCCGCCCCGCCTAG
- a CDS encoding alpha/beta fold hydrolase: protein MADPTPLPLAFTDSGAGKPLVILHGLFGSKRNWGAIAKALSAHRRVLCLDLRNHGESPWDAAMTYPALAADVAHFIHTHGLGPADVIGHSMGGKAAMTLALAHPELVGSLTVVDIAPAPSPGTFIHYVEALRAMDLSRIASRKDADAGLTPTEPNPGIRAFLLQNLESGDGGFKWRVNLDALSAAMEDLLDFEPPPHGHSYRGPALFLAGGASDYIGPHHHAEIERLFPAARVEVLPGVGHWAHAEAPALFLNHVKGFLGA, encoded by the coding sequence ATGGCGGACCCAACCCCTCTCCCCCTCGCCTTCACCGACAGCGGCGCCGGCAAGCCGCTGGTGATCCTGCACGGCCTGTTCGGCTCCAAGCGCAATTGGGGGGCCATCGCCAAGGCCCTTTCCGCCCACCGCCGGGTGCTTTGCCTGGACCTGCGCAATCACGGCGAAAGCCCGTGGGACGCGGCCATGACCTATCCCGCCCTGGCCGCCGACGTGGCGCATTTCATCCACACCCATGGCCTGGGGCCGGCCGACGTGATTGGTCATTCCATGGGCGGCAAGGCGGCCATGACCCTGGCGCTCGCCCATCCCGAACTGGTCGGCAGCCTGACCGTGGTCGACATCGCGCCCGCCCCCTCGCCCGGCACCTTCATCCATTACGTCGAGGCGCTCCGCGCCATGGACCTGAGCCGAATCGCCTCGCGCAAGGACGCGGACGCCGGGCTGACGCCAACGGAGCCGAACCCCGGCATCCGCGCGTTCCTGCTGCAAAATCTGGAAAGCGGGGACGGGGGCTTCAAATGGCGGGTCAACCTGGACGCCCTGAGCGCGGCCATGGAAGATCTGCTGGACTTCGAGCCGCCGCCCCACGGCCACAGCTACCGGGGCCCGGCCCTGTTCCTGGCCGGCGGGGCATCGGACTACATCGGCCCGCACCATCACGCCGAAATCGAACGCCTGTTCCCCGCCGCCCGCGTCGAGGTTCTGCCCGGCGTCGGCCATTGGGCCCATGCGGAAGCGCCCGCGCTGTTCCTGAATCACGTCAAAGGTTTCCTCGGCGCATAA
- a CDS encoding peptidoglycan DD-metalloendopeptidase family protein: MDKLLGGDGEPTFALAPLSLGHPAAASGLATHRIMHPGSRETESPDQGPAVISATETIGAGETLAGVLARAGVTGVDADAAMRAFADAYDPRRLLPGQKIVVRFRAPEGGPDGPRTGAKPGTFLGFGFEPDFRHEIVVKRHVDDSFTAVKEAKKVKRSLARVAAPITSSLYLAGEAQGLPANVLAELIRIYSWDVDFQRDIREGDAFEVTYEEVRDEEGRLVHAGTVHFAALTLSGDRRPLYRFVTAAGDVDYFDDKGQGARKALMRTPIDGARLSSGFGKRRHPVLGYNKMHRGVDFAAPQGTPIYAAGDGVVTFAGRKGGYGNYINIRHNGRYHTAYAHMKGFARGMGQGKRVRQGEVIGYVGTTGRSTGPHLHYEILVDGGQVNPLSVRMPSGRKLTGKELARFLAAKDQMDLQFARLDDNQKTDRQRDVADAR, from the coding sequence ATGGACAAGCTGCTTGGCGGCGACGGTGAGCCGACCTTTGCACTGGCCCCCTTGAGCCTGGGCCATCCGGCCGCGGCCTCGGGCCTGGCCACCCACCGCATCATGCATCCCGGCAGCCGCGAGACGGAATCACCCGACCAGGGCCCCGCCGTGATCAGCGCCACGGAAACCATCGGCGCCGGCGAGACGCTGGCCGGCGTGCTGGCCCGGGCCGGCGTGACCGGCGTCGACGCCGATGCGGCGATGCGCGCCTTCGCCGATGCCTACGACCCGCGCCGCCTGCTGCCCGGCCAGAAAATCGTGGTCCGCTTCCGCGCGCCGGAGGGCGGCCCCGACGGCCCGCGCACGGGTGCCAAGCCCGGCACCTTCCTGGGCTTCGGGTTCGAGCCGGACTTCCGCCACGAGATCGTGGTCAAACGCCATGTGGACGACAGTTTCACCGCCGTCAAGGAAGCCAAGAAGGTCAAGCGCTCCCTGGCCCGCGTCGCCGCCCCCATCACCAGTTCTCTTTATCTGGCGGGAGAGGCCCAAGGCCTGCCGGCCAACGTGCTGGCGGAGCTGATCCGGATTTATTCCTGGGACGTCGATTTTCAGCGCGACATCCGCGAAGGCGATGCCTTCGAGGTCACCTACGAGGAAGTGCGCGACGAGGAAGGCCGCCTGGTCCATGCCGGCACCGTGCATTTCGCGGCCCTGACCCTGTCCGGCGACCGCCGCCCGCTGTACCGCTTCGTCACCGCCGCCGGCGACGTCGACTATTTCGACGACAAGGGCCAGGGGGCGCGCAAGGCGCTGATGCGCACGCCCATCGACGGGGCCCGCCTGTCGTCCGGTTTCGGCAAGCGCCGCCACCCGGTCCTGGGCTATAACAAGATGCATCGGGGCGTCGATTTCGCCGCCCCCCAGGGCACCCCCATCTATGCCGCCGGCGACGGTGTCGTCACCTTCGCCGGGCGCAAGGGCGGCTACGGCAATTACATCAACATCCGCCACAACGGGCGCTACCACACGGCCTATGCCCATATGAAGGGCTTCGCCCGCGGCATGGGCCAGGGCAAGCGGGTACGCCAGGGCGAGGTCATCGGCTATGTCGGCACCACCGGCCGGTCCACGGGCCCGCACCTGCATTACGAGATCCTGGTCGACGGTGGACAGGTCAATCCCTTAAGCGTGCGCATGCCGTCGGGCCGCAAGCTGACGGGCAAGGAACTGGCCCGCTTCCTGGCCGCCAAGGACCAGATGGACTTGCAGTTCGCCCGCCTGGACGATAACCAGAAGACCGACAGACAACGCGACGTGGCGGACGCCCGATAA